One region of Oryza glaberrima chromosome 7, OglaRS2, whole genome shotgun sequence genomic DNA includes:
- the LOC127779318 gene encoding disease resistance protein Pik-2 isoform X2, with product MEHAVVSAAEGAIHTLLGKLGTIVLQEAQLLGGIRGELQHLKDELESMTAFLQDLSGRDECGKQVKIWKKHVREIAYDIEDCIDEFKHQLGDSSSAGGSGPVVFFRKATHILQTTRVRHRIAKQIQELKRRTMNISARNSRYSAKHLISGTAGNSMAAYDSQANLLNVDTRITALFPERRQLVGIEPRQGNLVHWLLEAHVQQLRVVSIFGFGGLGKTTLAMTTYQSLSGRNGPFQCQAFVTVSQSFDVKVLMRDILLQITQPVNQPSSPSTGAGKGPMEGLLKGMETWNVVQLASILRQQLDNKRYLIVLDDIWSMNAWEGIRFSLPDSNNGSRIVVTTRIRAVAHTCCFHEYDRAYEIKPLTDCESRDLFFKRIFGSSICPEHLEDISAKILGKCGGTPLSIVSIAGLLASKPVHSKDLWEKIYSSLGSEIETNPSLDRLKKILELSYNDLPYHLKTCFLYLSIYPEDHNIRRKTILRRWIAERFVTGKRGLSVFEVAESYFDEFINRSIIQPVTTSFTGKVKTFRVHDVMLEIIVSKSIEDNFITLVGEQNTLFPQEKIRRLTVHSRGVKYIATREILCHVRSLSIFAGGETLQFGWMKLMRILDLEGYEFLRNRDLKDLCRLFQLEYLNLRRTHITELPTQIGNLKKLDTLDIRDTAIKHLPPGITNLPHLANLLGGRRSYNHTGRCPISEFWGLHIPNELRKMDSLTTLAQVEITTSTSHYISELSKLSRLRKLGVLMFVDDDSTWASLISALEKLSGSLRSLLLWRPDGAMNFNIVNSLSSPPIFMKSMNLRDWEARFEEGALPKLARLELSLFEEASIQEITGIEFLPSLKEVSIRACHSNIVNVEEIATSLRADAEKNINKPIVTFEEKQWVPMRSRTDPPLDHMGNLLSSSFDED from the exons ATGGAACATGCTGTTGTTAGTGCCGCAGAAGGTGCGATCCACACTCTCTTGGGAAAGCTCGGCACAATCGTCCTCCAAGAAGCCCAGCTTCTGGGAGGTATTCGGGGTGAACTGCAACACTTGAAGGATGAACTGGAGAGCATGACAGCCTTTCTTCAGGACCTTTCTGGGAGAGATGAATGCGGCAAGCAAGTTAAGATTTGGAAGAAGCATGTGCGTGAGATTGCATATGATATCGAGGATTGTATTGATGAGTTCAAACATCAACTTGGTGACAGCAGTAGTGCCGGTGGCAGCGGCCCTGTAGTGTTTTTCCGCAAGGCCACTCACATATTGCAGACCACCAGAGTGAGGCATCGGATTGCCAAACAAATCCAAGAACTAAAAAGGCGTACTATGAATATCAGTGCCCGAAATTCAAG GTATAGTGCCAAACATCTCATCTCTGGAACTGCTGGGAATAGCATGGCTGCATATGATAGCCAAGCTAATCTTTTAAATGTTGATACTCGCATTACTGCACTCTTTCCAGAGAGAAGGCAACTTGTTGGCATTGAACCACGTCAGGGAAATCTTGTGCACTGGTTATTGGAGGCACATGTGCAACAATTACGGGTGGTGTCTATATTTGGTTTTGGTGGTTTGGGCAAGACAACACTTGCTATGACAACATATCAAAGTCTATCTGGAAGAAATGGACCTTTTCAATGTCAAGCTTTTGTAACTGTGTCCCAGAGTTTTGATGTCAAGGTTCTGATGAGAGATATTCTTCTTCAAATCACTCAACCAGTTAATCAACCAAGTTCTCCATCAACTGGAGCTGGCAAAGGTCCCATGGAAGGCCTACTCAAGGGCATGGAAACATGGAATGTGGTACAACTTGCGAGCATCCTCAGGCAGCAATTGGACAATAAGAGATATCTGATTGTTCTTGATGATATCTGGAGCATGAATGCATGGGAAGGTATTCGGTTTTCTTTGCCGGACTCAAATAATGGTAGCCGAATAGTGGTTACTACACGAATCAGAGCTGTAGCACACACCTGTTGTTTCCATGAGTACGATCGAGCTTACGAAATCAAACCTCTCACTGATTGTGAATCCAGAGACTTATTCTTCAAAAGAATATTTGGCAGCTCAATTTGTCCTGAGCACTTAGAAGATATTTCAGCTAAGATTCTGGGAAAATGTGGTGGTACACCTTTATCCATAGTCAGTATAGCAGGCCTCTTGGCTAGCAAGCCTGTGCACAGTAAAGATCTTTGGGAGAAGATTTATAGCTCTCTTGGTTCAGAGATTGAAACCAATCCATCACTTGATAGATTGAAGAAAATACTTGAGCTTAGCTATAATGATCTTCCTTACCACTTGAAGACTTGCTTCTTATATTTAAGCATTTACCCTGAGGACCATAATATCAGAAGGAAAACTATACTCAGGCGATGGATAGCAGAACGCTTTGTGACTGGCAAACGTGGACTGAGTGTTTTTGAGGTGGCAGAAAGCTACTTTGATGAATTCATTAATCGGAGCATTATCCAGCCGGTGACCACTAGCTTTACAGGCAAGGTTAAAACATTCCGAGTTCATGATGTGATGTTGGAGATCATTGTGTCAAAGTCAATTGAAGATAATTTTATCACTCTAGTAGGAGAACAGAACACTTTGTTTCCACAAGAGAAGATAAGGCGGCTAACTGTTCATAGCAGAGGTGTGAAATATATTGCCACAAGAGAAATATTATGCCATGTCCGGTCCTTGAGCATATTTGCTGGTGGAGAAACATTGCAGTTTGGTTGGATGAAATTAATGAGAATATTGGACTTAGAAGGCTACGAATTCCTGAGAAATAGAGATCTCAAAGACTTGTGCAGGCTGTTTCAATTGGAATACCTTAATCTGAGAAGAACACATATTACGGAACTCCCTACACAAATAGGAAACCTGAAGAAGTTGGATACTCTGGATATAAGGGACACAGCCATAAAGCATTTGCCTCCTGGCATAACCAATCTTCCACATTTAGCAAACTTActtggaggaagaagatcctATAACCACACTGGGCGGTGTCCTATTTCTGAGTTCTGGGGTTTACATATCCCTAACGAACTTCGAAAAATGGATTCACTTACAACACTTGCACAGGTAGAAATCACGACCTCTACATCACATTATATCAGCGAGTTGTCGAAGCTATCCCGGTTGAGGAAACTTGGAGTACTGATGTTTGTTGATGACGACAGCACCTGGGCATCCTTGATCTCTGCTCTTGAGAAGCTCAGCGGCAGCCTTCGCTCGTTATTACTTTGGCGACCTGATGGCGCGATGAACTTCAACATTGTCAATTCATTATCCAGTCCACCAATATTTATGAAAAGTATGAACCTTCGAG ATTGGGAGGCAAGATTTGAAGAAGGGGCACTACCAAAGCTAGCAAGGCTAGAGCTGTCTCTGTTCGAAGAAGCTTCCATCCAAGAGATCACTGGCATAGAGTTCCTTCCGAGTCTGAAGGAAGTCTCGATTCGTGCTTGTCACAGCAATATCGTGAATGTGGAAGAGATAGCTACCTCTCTGAGGGCTGATGCCGAGAAGAACATCAACAAACCCATCGTCACTTTCGAGGAGAAACAGTGGGTGCCGATGAGGTCAAGGACGGATCCTCCTTTAGATCACATGGGAAACCTACTATCTTCATCTTTCGACGAAGACTGA
- the LOC127779318 gene encoding disease resistance protein Pik-2 isoform X1: MEHAVVSAAEGAIHTLLGKLGTIVLQEAQLLGGIRGELQHLKDELESMTAFLQDLSGRDECGKQVKIWKKHVREIAYDIEDCIDEFKHQLGDSSSAGGSGPVVFFRKATHILQTTRVRHRIAKQIQELKRRTMNISARNSRYSAKHLISGTAGNSMAAYDSQANLLNVDTRITALFPERRQLVGIEPRQGNLVHWLLEAHVQQLRVVSIFGFGGLGKTTLAMTTYQSLSGRNGPFQCQAFVTVSQSFDVKVLMRDILLQITQPVNQPSSPSTGAGKGPMEGLLKGMETWNVVQLASILRQQLDNKRYLIVLDDIWSMNAWEGIRFSLPDSNNGSRIVVTTRIRAVAHTCCFHEYDRAYEIKPLTDCESRDLFFKRIFGSSICPEHLEDISAKILGKCGGTPLSIVSIAGLLASKPVHSKDLWEKIYSSLGSEIETNPSLDRLKKILELSYNDLPYHLKTCFLYLSIYPEDHNIRRKTILRRWIAERFVTGKRGLSVFEVAESYFDEFINRSIIQPVTTSFTGKVKTFRVHDVMLEIIVSKSIEDNFITLVGEQNTLFPQEKIRRLTVHSRGVKYIATREILCHVRSLSIFAGGETLQFGWMKLMRILDLEGYEFLRNRDLKDLCRLFQLEYLNLRRTHITELPTQIGNLKKLDTLDIRDTAIKHLPPGITNLPHLANLLGGRRSYNHTGRCPISEFWGLHIPNELRKMDSLTTLAQVEITTSTSHYISELSKLSRLRKLGVLMFVDDDSTWASLISALEKLSGSLRSLLLWRPDGAMNFNIVNSLSSPPIFMKSMNLRGQLTQLPCWFPLLSNITELTLRATELSAEEDLKVLGSLPSLLYLRLHHNAYIGTEFSASAGEFPSLRLLVIHLDMSEDWEARFEEGALPKLARLELSLFEEASIQEITGIEFLPSLKEVSIRACHSNIVNVEEIATSLRADAEKNINKPIVTFEEKQWVPMRSRTDPPLDHMGNLLSSSFDED; the protein is encoded by the exons ATGGAACATGCTGTTGTTAGTGCCGCAGAAGGTGCGATCCACACTCTCTTGGGAAAGCTCGGCACAATCGTCCTCCAAGAAGCCCAGCTTCTGGGAGGTATTCGGGGTGAACTGCAACACTTGAAGGATGAACTGGAGAGCATGACAGCCTTTCTTCAGGACCTTTCTGGGAGAGATGAATGCGGCAAGCAAGTTAAGATTTGGAAGAAGCATGTGCGTGAGATTGCATATGATATCGAGGATTGTATTGATGAGTTCAAACATCAACTTGGTGACAGCAGTAGTGCCGGTGGCAGCGGCCCTGTAGTGTTTTTCCGCAAGGCCACTCACATATTGCAGACCACCAGAGTGAGGCATCGGATTGCCAAACAAATCCAAGAACTAAAAAGGCGTACTATGAATATCAGTGCCCGAAATTCAAG GTATAGTGCCAAACATCTCATCTCTGGAACTGCTGGGAATAGCATGGCTGCATATGATAGCCAAGCTAATCTTTTAAATGTTGATACTCGCATTACTGCACTCTTTCCAGAGAGAAGGCAACTTGTTGGCATTGAACCACGTCAGGGAAATCTTGTGCACTGGTTATTGGAGGCACATGTGCAACAATTACGGGTGGTGTCTATATTTGGTTTTGGTGGTTTGGGCAAGACAACACTTGCTATGACAACATATCAAAGTCTATCTGGAAGAAATGGACCTTTTCAATGTCAAGCTTTTGTAACTGTGTCCCAGAGTTTTGATGTCAAGGTTCTGATGAGAGATATTCTTCTTCAAATCACTCAACCAGTTAATCAACCAAGTTCTCCATCAACTGGAGCTGGCAAAGGTCCCATGGAAGGCCTACTCAAGGGCATGGAAACATGGAATGTGGTACAACTTGCGAGCATCCTCAGGCAGCAATTGGACAATAAGAGATATCTGATTGTTCTTGATGATATCTGGAGCATGAATGCATGGGAAGGTATTCGGTTTTCTTTGCCGGACTCAAATAATGGTAGCCGAATAGTGGTTACTACACGAATCAGAGCTGTAGCACACACCTGTTGTTTCCATGAGTACGATCGAGCTTACGAAATCAAACCTCTCACTGATTGTGAATCCAGAGACTTATTCTTCAAAAGAATATTTGGCAGCTCAATTTGTCCTGAGCACTTAGAAGATATTTCAGCTAAGATTCTGGGAAAATGTGGTGGTACACCTTTATCCATAGTCAGTATAGCAGGCCTCTTGGCTAGCAAGCCTGTGCACAGTAAAGATCTTTGGGAGAAGATTTATAGCTCTCTTGGTTCAGAGATTGAAACCAATCCATCACTTGATAGATTGAAGAAAATACTTGAGCTTAGCTATAATGATCTTCCTTACCACTTGAAGACTTGCTTCTTATATTTAAGCATTTACCCTGAGGACCATAATATCAGAAGGAAAACTATACTCAGGCGATGGATAGCAGAACGCTTTGTGACTGGCAAACGTGGACTGAGTGTTTTTGAGGTGGCAGAAAGCTACTTTGATGAATTCATTAATCGGAGCATTATCCAGCCGGTGACCACTAGCTTTACAGGCAAGGTTAAAACATTCCGAGTTCATGATGTGATGTTGGAGATCATTGTGTCAAAGTCAATTGAAGATAATTTTATCACTCTAGTAGGAGAACAGAACACTTTGTTTCCACAAGAGAAGATAAGGCGGCTAACTGTTCATAGCAGAGGTGTGAAATATATTGCCACAAGAGAAATATTATGCCATGTCCGGTCCTTGAGCATATTTGCTGGTGGAGAAACATTGCAGTTTGGTTGGATGAAATTAATGAGAATATTGGACTTAGAAGGCTACGAATTCCTGAGAAATAGAGATCTCAAAGACTTGTGCAGGCTGTTTCAATTGGAATACCTTAATCTGAGAAGAACACATATTACGGAACTCCCTACACAAATAGGAAACCTGAAGAAGTTGGATACTCTGGATATAAGGGACACAGCCATAAAGCATTTGCCTCCTGGCATAACCAATCTTCCACATTTAGCAAACTTActtggaggaagaagatcctATAACCACACTGGGCGGTGTCCTATTTCTGAGTTCTGGGGTTTACATATCCCTAACGAACTTCGAAAAATGGATTCACTTACAACACTTGCACAGGTAGAAATCACGACCTCTACATCACATTATATCAGCGAGTTGTCGAAGCTATCCCGGTTGAGGAAACTTGGAGTACTGATGTTTGTTGATGACGACAGCACCTGGGCATCCTTGATCTCTGCTCTTGAGAAGCTCAGCGGCAGCCTTCGCTCGTTATTACTTTGGCGACCTGATGGCGCGATGAACTTCAACATTGTCAATTCATTATCCAGTCCACCAATATTTATGAAAAGTATGAACCTTCGAGGTCAGTTAACACAACTACCATGTTGGTTTCCTTTGCTTTCCAACATCACAGAATTAACCCTTCGCGCAACCGAACTAAGCGCCGAGGAAGACCTGAAGGTACTAGGAAGTTTACCTAGCCTGCTATACCTCAGGTTGCATCACAATGCATACATAGGAACAGAATTTTCTGCTTCAGCAGGGGAATTCCCATCTCTTAGACTGCTTGTCATTCATCTCGACATGTCTGAAGATTGGGAGGCAAGATTTGAAGAAGGGGCACTACCAAAGCTAGCAAGGCTAGAGCTGTCTCTGTTCGAAGAAGCTTCCATCCAAGAGATCACTGGCATAGAGTTCCTTCCGAGTCTGAAGGAAGTCTCGATTCGTGCTTGTCACAGCAATATCGTGAATGTGGAAGAGATAGCTACCTCTCTGAGGGCTGATGCCGAGAAGAACATCAACAAACCCATCGTCACTTTCGAGGAGAAACAGTGGGTGCCGATGAGGTCAAGGACGGATCCTCCTTTAGATCACATGGGAAACCTACTATCTTCATCTTTCGACGAAGACTGA
- the LOC127779318 gene encoding disease resistance protein Pik-2 isoform X3: MEHAVVSAAEGAIHTLLGKLGTIVLQEAQLLGGIRGELQHLKDELESMTAFLQDLSGRDECGKQVKIWKKHVREIAYDIEDCIDEFKHQLGDSSSAGGSGPVVFFRKATHILQTTRVRHRIAKQIQELKRRTMNISARNSRYSAKHLISGTAGNSMAAYDSQANLLNVDTRITALFPERRQLVGIEPRQGNLVHWLLEAHVQQLRVVSIFGFGGLGKTTLAMTTYQSLSGRNGPFQCQAFVTVSQSFDVKVLMRDILLQITQPVNQPSSPSTGAGKGPMEGLLKGMETWNVVQLASILRQQLDNKRYLIVLDDIWSMNAWEGIRFSLPDSNNGSRIVVTTRIRAVAHTCCFHEYDRAYEIKPLTDCESRDLFFKRIFGSSICPEHLEDISAKILGKCGGTPLSIVSIAGLLASKPVHSKDLWEKIYSSLGSEIETNPSLDRLKKILELSYNDLPYHLKTCFLYLSIYPEDHNIRRKTILRRWIAERFVTGKRGLSVFEVAESYFDEFINRSIIQPVTTSFTGKVKTFRVHDVMLEIIVSKSIEDNFITLVGEQNTLFPQEKIRRLTVHSRGVKYIATREILCHVRSLSIFAGGETLQFGWMKLMRILDLEGYEFLRNRDLKDLCRLFQLEYLNLRRTHITELPTQIGNLKKLDTLDIRDTAIKHLPPGITNLPHLANLLGGRRSYNHTGRCPISEFWGLHIPNELRKMDSLTTLAQHLGILDLCS, from the exons ATGGAACATGCTGTTGTTAGTGCCGCAGAAGGTGCGATCCACACTCTCTTGGGAAAGCTCGGCACAATCGTCCTCCAAGAAGCCCAGCTTCTGGGAGGTATTCGGGGTGAACTGCAACACTTGAAGGATGAACTGGAGAGCATGACAGCCTTTCTTCAGGACCTTTCTGGGAGAGATGAATGCGGCAAGCAAGTTAAGATTTGGAAGAAGCATGTGCGTGAGATTGCATATGATATCGAGGATTGTATTGATGAGTTCAAACATCAACTTGGTGACAGCAGTAGTGCCGGTGGCAGCGGCCCTGTAGTGTTTTTCCGCAAGGCCACTCACATATTGCAGACCACCAGAGTGAGGCATCGGATTGCCAAACAAATCCAAGAACTAAAAAGGCGTACTATGAATATCAGTGCCCGAAATTCAAG GTATAGTGCCAAACATCTCATCTCTGGAACTGCTGGGAATAGCATGGCTGCATATGATAGCCAAGCTAATCTTTTAAATGTTGATACTCGCATTACTGCACTCTTTCCAGAGAGAAGGCAACTTGTTGGCATTGAACCACGTCAGGGAAATCTTGTGCACTGGTTATTGGAGGCACATGTGCAACAATTACGGGTGGTGTCTATATTTGGTTTTGGTGGTTTGGGCAAGACAACACTTGCTATGACAACATATCAAAGTCTATCTGGAAGAAATGGACCTTTTCAATGTCAAGCTTTTGTAACTGTGTCCCAGAGTTTTGATGTCAAGGTTCTGATGAGAGATATTCTTCTTCAAATCACTCAACCAGTTAATCAACCAAGTTCTCCATCAACTGGAGCTGGCAAAGGTCCCATGGAAGGCCTACTCAAGGGCATGGAAACATGGAATGTGGTACAACTTGCGAGCATCCTCAGGCAGCAATTGGACAATAAGAGATATCTGATTGTTCTTGATGATATCTGGAGCATGAATGCATGGGAAGGTATTCGGTTTTCTTTGCCGGACTCAAATAATGGTAGCCGAATAGTGGTTACTACACGAATCAGAGCTGTAGCACACACCTGTTGTTTCCATGAGTACGATCGAGCTTACGAAATCAAACCTCTCACTGATTGTGAATCCAGAGACTTATTCTTCAAAAGAATATTTGGCAGCTCAATTTGTCCTGAGCACTTAGAAGATATTTCAGCTAAGATTCTGGGAAAATGTGGTGGTACACCTTTATCCATAGTCAGTATAGCAGGCCTCTTGGCTAGCAAGCCTGTGCACAGTAAAGATCTTTGGGAGAAGATTTATAGCTCTCTTGGTTCAGAGATTGAAACCAATCCATCACTTGATAGATTGAAGAAAATACTTGAGCTTAGCTATAATGATCTTCCTTACCACTTGAAGACTTGCTTCTTATATTTAAGCATTTACCCTGAGGACCATAATATCAGAAGGAAAACTATACTCAGGCGATGGATAGCAGAACGCTTTGTGACTGGCAAACGTGGACTGAGTGTTTTTGAGGTGGCAGAAAGCTACTTTGATGAATTCATTAATCGGAGCATTATCCAGCCGGTGACCACTAGCTTTACAGGCAAGGTTAAAACATTCCGAGTTCATGATGTGATGTTGGAGATCATTGTGTCAAAGTCAATTGAAGATAATTTTATCACTCTAGTAGGAGAACAGAACACTTTGTTTCCACAAGAGAAGATAAGGCGGCTAACTGTTCATAGCAGAGGTGTGAAATATATTGCCACAAGAGAAATATTATGCCATGTCCGGTCCTTGAGCATATTTGCTGGTGGAGAAACATTGCAGTTTGGTTGGATGAAATTAATGAGAATATTGGACTTAGAAGGCTACGAATTCCTGAGAAATAGAGATCTCAAAGACTTGTGCAGGCTGTTTCAATTGGAATACCTTAATCTGAGAAGAACACATATTACGGAACTCCCTACACAAATAGGAAACCTGAAGAAGTTGGATACTCTGGATATAAGGGACACAGCCATAAAGCATTTGCCTCCTGGCATAACCAATCTTCCACATTTAGCAAACTTActtggaggaagaagatcctATAACCACACTGGGCGGTGTCCTATTTCTGAGTTCTGGGGTTTACATATCCCTAACGAACTTCGAAAAATGGATTCACTTACAACACTTGCACAG CACCTGGGCATCCTTGATCTCTGCTCTTGA
- the LOC127779318 gene encoding putative pentatricopeptide repeat-containing protein At1g26500 isoform X4 → MPLPPLPRFLLLLPLSRRRRRLLSTAAEAAAAPAPAPAPGRPTDPSLLLRLCTVLYQHQHAPEDALRRRLSALPLPSAAPDDLRELFLQASARFPLSWRPVRRLLDHLTAAHGFAHSPATAARFLDVLAKSRNVDLLHSTLLSFPPALRSPAALRAAIRGLVPAREVGKVSSLLALFTDADRPRTLTFITDVVCSVCKLPDVAEKVIKQAEHRYGVSRTGRCCELLVVGYCRAGMLSDACRVWNGMERRGLDPGAAAYEEIVVTLFKNNRVADAMKVFDGMRRRGVSDGCRGGCYRAVVSWLCKEGRMWGAYMVFAEMFKRGVEVDGEVMGDLVYGLLVRRRVREGYRVFHGVKEKDIALYHGLMKGLIRIKRAREATEVFREMVATGCEPNMHTYIMLLQGHLGKRGRKGRDPLVNFESIFVGGLVKAGRTLEATKFVERTMWGGVDVPRFDYNRFLYYFSNEEGVSMFEEVGRRLKDVGHVDLGDIFLTYGERMATRDRRRRAMNGLLTEV, encoded by the coding sequence atgccgttgccgccgctgccccgcttcctcctcctcctcccactctcccgccgccgccgccgcctcctctccaccgccgcggaagctgccgccgctcccgcccccgcccccgcgccggGGCGCCCCACCGACCCGTCGCTGCTGCTCCGCCTCTGCACGGTGCTCTACCAGCACCAGCACGCCCCGGAGGacgcgctgcggcggcgcctctccgcgctgccgctcccctccgccgcccccgacgaCCTCCGCGAGCTCTTCCTCCAGGCCTCCGCGCGGTTCCCGCTCTCGTGGCgccccgtgcgccgcctcctcgaccaCCTCACCGCCGCCCACGGCTTCGCGCactcccccgccaccgccgcgcgcttCCTCGACGTCCTCGCCAAGTCCCGCAACGTCGACCTGCTCCACTccaccctcctctccttcccgccTGCGCTCCGCTCCCCtgccgccctccgcgccgccatcCGTGGTCTCGTGCCGGCCCGCGAGGTCGGCAAGGTCTCCTCCCTGCTCGCCCTCTTCACGGACGCCGACCGGCCCCGCACGCTCACCTTCATCACCGACGTCGTTTGCTCCGTCTGCAAGCTGCCCGACGTCGCCGAGAAGGTGATCAAGCAGGCCGAGCACCGGTACGGCGTGTCGCGAACCGGGAGGTGCTGCGAGCTTCTGGTCGTCGGATACTGCCGCGCGGGGATGCTCTCTGACGCGTGCAGGGTGTGGAACGGGATGGAGAGGCGCGGGCTCGACCCGGGCGCCGCGGCGTACGAGGAGATCGTGGTGACGCTGTTCAAGAATAACCGCGTCGCGGACGCCATgaaggtgttcgacggaatgcggAGGAGGGGAGTTTCAGACGGTTGCAGAGGCGGGTGCTACCGGGCAGTGGTGTCGTGGCTGTGCAAGGAAGGGAGGATGTGGGGCGCATACATGGTGTTCGCCGAAATGTTCAAGAGAGGTGTGGAGGTGGACGGAGAGGTGATGGGGGATTTGGTGTATGGGCTGctggtgaggaggagggtgaggGAAGGGTACAGGGTTTTTCATGGTGTTAAGGAGAAGGACATTGCACTGTACCATGGGTTGATGAAGGGATTGATCAGGATCAAGCGAGCTCGAGAAGCGACGGAGGTTTTCAGAGAGATGGTTGCTACGGGGTGCGAGCCGAACATGCACACATACATTATGCTGCTTCAGGGGCACTTGgggaagagaggaaggaaggggagggatcCATTGGTGAATTTTGAGAGCATCTTTGTTGGTGGGTTGGTGAAGGCCGGGAGGACATTGGAGGCAACTAAGTTTGTGGAGAGGACTATGTGGGGTGGAGTGGATGTGCCAAGGTTCGACTATAACAGGTTCTTGTACTACTTTTCAAATGAGGAAGGGGTGTCGATGTTTGAGGAAGTTGGAAGGAGGTTGAAGGATGTGGGGCATGTTGATCTTGGTGACATCTTTCTGACTTATGGTGAGAGGATGGCCACAAGGGATAGGAGGAGAAGAGCAATGAATGGACTTCTAACAGAGGTTTAA